A stretch of the Argentina anserina chromosome 6, drPotAnse1.1, whole genome shotgun sequence genome encodes the following:
- the LOC126798688 gene encoding uncharacterized protein LOC126798688 isoform X3, with product MCSLKITKKHHKHFNNPFPGAPTSLPLIRGNLVFNSQTVPSPQRFPIGNDFEVSWNTTNGGSLSISHRSQPERAIWSTIPGQAFVSAAVAQTRVEESRGSFVVEDVSVDLVCHHQTIQDIRMVSQFDHDTPSAFGFSDSQGTQFPAVLVSGWLFNTEKRKKRFLKGYEGKGPSSCAKYWVLFEQKCNHQVGFQVKIGPPNFEFSFVTKAPSYKGFRTRRRLRWFWPRGFVLLPSESEAQEIKEFNRVCLTYSSDGKERFYGFGEQFSYMEFKGKRVPIFVQEQGIGRGDQPITFAANLISYRAGGDRTTTYAPSPFYMTSKMKSLYLEGYNYCVFDLTQHDRVQIQIHGDLVAGRILHGNSPTELVECFTETVGRPPTLPDWIISGAVVGMQGGTESVRRIWNELESYNVPISAFWLQDWVGQRETLVGSQLWWNWEVDSTRYSGWQHLIKDLSAQHIKVMTYCNPCLAPCHEKPNRKRSLFEEAKKLGILVKDKHGEPYMVPNTAFDVGMLDLTHPDTGNWFKQILQEMVDDGVRGWMADFGEGLPVDAILYSGQDPISAHNKYPELWAQINREFVEEWKANHAGIEKDPQEALVFFMRAGFRDSPKWGMLFWEGDQMVSWQIHDGIKSAVVGLLSSGISGYAFNHSDIGGYCAVNLPFIRYRRSEELLLRWMELNAFTTVFRTHEKHV from the exons atgtgtAGCCTCAAGATCACCAAAAAGCACCACAAACACTTCAACAATCCTTTCCCTGGCGCCCCTACATCTCTCCCGCTCATCCGAGGAAACCTCGTCTTCAATTCTCAAACCGTGCCTTCCCCCCAGCGCTTTCCAATTGGAAACGATTTTGAGGTCTCTTGGAACACCACCAATGGCGGGTCTCTGTCGATTTCCCATCGATCGCAGCCGGAGAGAGCCATATGGTCCACCATTCCCGGTCAAGCCTTCGTCTCTGCAGCCGTGGCTCAAACACGAGTGGAAGAAAGCAGGGGCTCTTTTGTGGTCGAGGACGTTAGTGTTGATCTTGTCTGTCATCACCAAACCATTCAAGATATAAGAATGGTCAGTCAGTTTGACCATGACACTCCATCTGCATTTGGGTTCTCAGATTCTCAGGGTACCCAGTTCCCTGCTGTGCTCGTAAGTGGCTGGCTTTTCAATActgagaagaggaagaagcgTTTTCTCAAAGGGTATGAAGGGAAGGGACCTTCTAGCTGTGCAAAGTATTGGGTCTTGTTTGAACAGAAATGCAATCATCAAGTTGGGTTCCAAGTGAAGATCGGACCACCCAactttgaattctcgtttgtcaCGAAAGCACCTAGTTATAAGGGTTTTAGAACAAGGCGCAGGCTCAGGTGGTTCTGGCCCAGAGGGTTTGTCTTGCTTCCCTCTGAGTCTGAGGCTCAGGAAATCAAAGAATTCAACAGGGTGTGCCTGACGTATTCAAGTGATGGGAAGGAGAGGTTTTATGGTTTTGGGGAGCAGTTCTCTTATATGGAGTTTAAGGGCAAAAGGGTGCCCATATTTGTTCAGGAACAGGGTATTGGGAGAGGAGATCAGCCAATTACCTTTGCAGCTAACTTAATCAGTTACAG GGCTGGTGGCGATCGGACTACAACCTATGCTCCTTCCCCTTTCTATATGACTTCAAAGATGAAATCTCTTTACCTTGAAGGATATAATTATTGCGTATTTGATCTGACACAACATGACAGAGTTCAGATACAG ATACATGGAGATTTAGTAGCAGGACGGATACTTCATGGAAACTCTCCAACTGAGCTCGTTGAATGTTTCACTGAAACCGTTGGGAGACCTCCTACACTTCCTGACTGGATTATTTCTGGAGCTGTTGTTGGCATGCAGGGCGGCACAGAATCTGTACGTCGTATTTGGAATGAGCTCGAGAGCTACAATGTTCCAATTTCAGCATTTTGGTTACAG GATTGGGTGGGTCAGAGAGAGACCTTGGTTGGATCACAACTCTGGTGGAATTGGGAAGTAGATTCAACAAGGTATTCGGGATGGCAACATTTAATCAAAGATCTTAGTGCTCAGCATATTAAAGTGATGACATACTGCAACCCATGTCTAGCTCCG TGTCATGAAAAGCCAAACAGAAAGAGAAGCCTCTTTGAGGAGGCAAAGAAATTGGGCATATTAGTGAAAGACAAGCATGGAGAACCTTATATGGTTCCAAATACAGCTTTTGATGTAGGAATGTTAGACTTGACACATCCAGATACTGGAAATTGGTTCAAGCAGATTCTTCAAGAAATGGTTGATGATGGAGTCAGAGGATGGATGGCTGACTTTGGTGAAGGCCTGCCTGTGGATGCCATCCTCTATTCAG GCCAAGATCCTATTTCAGCTCACAACAAGTACCCAGAGCTATGGGCTCAAATAAATAGAGAGTTTGTTGAAGAATGGAAAGCTAACCACGCAGGAATTGAGAAAGATCCACAAGAGGCCttagtgtttttcatgagGGCTGGTTTTAGAGATAGCCCCAAATGGGGAATGCTCTTCTGGGAAGGAGATCAGATGGTAAGTTGGCAGATTCATGATGGAATAAAGAGTGCAGTTGTTGGTCTACTCAGCAGTGGAATTTCAGGGTATGCTTTCAATCACAGTGATATTGGAGGGTACTGTGCTGTAAATTTACCTTTCATCAGGTATCGCAGAAGTGAAGAGTTGCTTTTGCGATGGATGGAGCTAAATGCTTTCACCACTGTTTTCCGGACACATGAA aaacatgtatga
- the LOC126798688 gene encoding uncharacterized protein LOC126798688 isoform X2 — MCSLKITKKHHKHFNNPFPGAPTSLPLIRGNLVFNSQTVPSPQRFPIGNDFEVSWNTTNGGSLSISHRSQPERAIWSTIPGQAFVSAAVAQTRVEESRGSFVVEDVSVDLVCHHQTIQDIRMVSQFDHDTPSAFGFSDSQGTQFPAVLVSGWLFNTEKRKKRFLKGYEGKGPSSCAKYWVLFEQKCNHQVGFQVKIGPPNFEFSFVTKAPSYKGFRTRRRLRWFWPRGFVLLPSESEAQEIKEFNRVCLTYSSDGKERFYGFGEQFSYMEFKGKRVPIFVQEQGIGRGDQPITFAANLISYRAGGDRTTTYAPSPFYMTSKMKSLYLEGYNYCVFDLTQHDRVQIQIHGDLVAGRILHGNSPTELVECFTETVGRPPTLPDWIISGAVVGMQGGTESVRRIWNELESYNVPISAFWLQDWVGQRETLVGSQLWWNWEVDSTRYSGWQHLIKDLSAQHIKVMTYCNPCLAPCHEKPNRKRSLFEEAKKLGILVKDKHGEPYMVPNTAFDVGMLDLTHPDTGNWFKQILQEMVDDGVRGWMADFGEGLPVDAILYSGQDPISAHNKYPELWAQINREFVEEWKANHAGIEKDPQEALVFFMRAGFRDSPKWGMLFWEGDQMVSWQIHDGIKSAVVGLLSSGISGSEELLLRWMELNAFTTVFRTHEGNKPSGNSQFYSNKRTLAHFARFAKVYKAWKFYRIQLVKEAAHRGLPVCRHLFLHYPNDEHVHKLSYQQFLIGTEILVVPVLDKGMNDVKAYFPTGNSGWQHVWTGKQFSEEGFESIVEAQIGYPAVFVKTGSVVGETFLENLRDLKIL, encoded by the exons atgtgtAGCCTCAAGATCACCAAAAAGCACCACAAACACTTCAACAATCCTTTCCCTGGCGCCCCTACATCTCTCCCGCTCATCCGAGGAAACCTCGTCTTCAATTCTCAAACCGTGCCTTCCCCCCAGCGCTTTCCAATTGGAAACGATTTTGAGGTCTCTTGGAACACCACCAATGGCGGGTCTCTGTCGATTTCCCATCGATCGCAGCCGGAGAGAGCCATATGGTCCACCATTCCCGGTCAAGCCTTCGTCTCTGCAGCCGTGGCTCAAACACGAGTGGAAGAAAGCAGGGGCTCTTTTGTGGTCGAGGACGTTAGTGTTGATCTTGTCTGTCATCACCAAACCATTCAAGATATAAGAATGGTCAGTCAGTTTGACCATGACACTCCATCTGCATTTGGGTTCTCAGATTCTCAGGGTACCCAGTTCCCTGCTGTGCTCGTAAGTGGCTGGCTTTTCAATActgagaagaggaagaagcgTTTTCTCAAAGGGTATGAAGGGAAGGGACCTTCTAGCTGTGCAAAGTATTGGGTCTTGTTTGAACAGAAATGCAATCATCAAGTTGGGTTCCAAGTGAAGATCGGACCACCCAactttgaattctcgtttgtcaCGAAAGCACCTAGTTATAAGGGTTTTAGAACAAGGCGCAGGCTCAGGTGGTTCTGGCCCAGAGGGTTTGTCTTGCTTCCCTCTGAGTCTGAGGCTCAGGAAATCAAAGAATTCAACAGGGTGTGCCTGACGTATTCAAGTGATGGGAAGGAGAGGTTTTATGGTTTTGGGGAGCAGTTCTCTTATATGGAGTTTAAGGGCAAAAGGGTGCCCATATTTGTTCAGGAACAGGGTATTGGGAGAGGAGATCAGCCAATTACCTTTGCAGCTAACTTAATCAGTTACAG GGCTGGTGGCGATCGGACTACAACCTATGCTCCTTCCCCTTTCTATATGACTTCAAAGATGAAATCTCTTTACCTTGAAGGATATAATTATTGCGTATTTGATCTGACACAACATGACAGAGTTCAGATACAG ATACATGGAGATTTAGTAGCAGGACGGATACTTCATGGAAACTCTCCAACTGAGCTCGTTGAATGTTTCACTGAAACCGTTGGGAGACCTCCTACACTTCCTGACTGGATTATTTCTGGAGCTGTTGTTGGCATGCAGGGCGGCACAGAATCTGTACGTCGTATTTGGAATGAGCTCGAGAGCTACAATGTTCCAATTTCAGCATTTTGGTTACAG GATTGGGTGGGTCAGAGAGAGACCTTGGTTGGATCACAACTCTGGTGGAATTGGGAAGTAGATTCAACAAGGTATTCGGGATGGCAACATTTAATCAAAGATCTTAGTGCTCAGCATATTAAAGTGATGACATACTGCAACCCATGTCTAGCTCCG TGTCATGAAAAGCCAAACAGAAAGAGAAGCCTCTTTGAGGAGGCAAAGAAATTGGGCATATTAGTGAAAGACAAGCATGGAGAACCTTATATGGTTCCAAATACAGCTTTTGATGTAGGAATGTTAGACTTGACACATCCAGATACTGGAAATTGGTTCAAGCAGATTCTTCAAGAAATGGTTGATGATGGAGTCAGAGGATGGATGGCTGACTTTGGTGAAGGCCTGCCTGTGGATGCCATCCTCTATTCAG GCCAAGATCCTATTTCAGCTCACAACAAGTACCCAGAGCTATGGGCTCAAATAAATAGAGAGTTTGTTGAAGAATGGAAAGCTAACCACGCAGGAATTGAGAAAGATCCACAAGAGGCCttagtgtttttcatgagGGCTGGTTTTAGAGATAGCCCCAAATGGGGAATGCTCTTCTGGGAAGGAGATCAGATGGTAAGTTGGCAGATTCATGATGGAATAAAGAGTGCAGTTGTTGGTCTACTCAGCAGTGGAATTTCAGG AAGTGAAGAGTTGCTTTTGCGATGGATGGAGCTAAATGCTTTCACCACTGTTTTCCGGACACATGAA GGAAACAAACCATCTGGTAACAGTCAATTCTACTCGAATAAGAGAACTCTAGCTCATTTTGCACGATTTGCTAAAGTCTATAAAGCTTGGAAGTTCTATAGAATCCAGCTTGTCAAG GAAGCAGCGCATAGAGGCCTGCCTGTATGCCGGCACTTATTTCTGCATTACCCAAATGATGAACATGTTCATAAATTAAGTTACCAGCAGTTCTTGATCGGTACTGAGATTTTGGTGGTGCCTGTCCTGGACAAAGGTATGAATGATGTGAAGGCTTATTTTCCAACTGGTAATAGCGGTTGGCAGCATGTGTGGACTGGGAAGCAGTTCAGTGAAGAGGGTTTTGAAAGCATAGTAGAAGCTCAAATTGGTTATCCTGCTGTATTTGTTAAGACTGGTTCTGTTGTTGGAGAGACGTTTTTGGAAAACCTCAGAGATTTGAAGATTCTTTAA
- the LOC126798688 gene encoding uncharacterized protein LOC126798688 isoform X1, whose translation MCSLKITKKHHKHFNNPFPGAPTSLPLIRGNLVFNSQTVPSPQRFPIGNDFEVSWNTTNGGSLSISHRSQPERAIWSTIPGQAFVSAAVAQTRVEESRGSFVVEDVSVDLVCHHQTIQDIRMVSQFDHDTPSAFGFSDSQGTQFPAVLVSGWLFNTEKRKKRFLKGYEGKGPSSCAKYWVLFEQKCNHQVGFQVKIGPPNFEFSFVTKAPSYKGFRTRRRLRWFWPRGFVLLPSESEAQEIKEFNRVCLTYSSDGKERFYGFGEQFSYMEFKGKRVPIFVQEQGIGRGDQPITFAANLISYRAGGDRTTTYAPSPFYMTSKMKSLYLEGYNYCVFDLTQHDRVQIQIHGDLVAGRILHGNSPTELVECFTETVGRPPTLPDWIISGAVVGMQGGTESVRRIWNELESYNVPISAFWLQDWVGQRETLVGSQLWWNWEVDSTRYSGWQHLIKDLSAQHIKVMTYCNPCLAPCHEKPNRKRSLFEEAKKLGILVKDKHGEPYMVPNTAFDVGMLDLTHPDTGNWFKQILQEMVDDGVRGWMADFGEGLPVDAILYSGQDPISAHNKYPELWAQINREFVEEWKANHAGIEKDPQEALVFFMRAGFRDSPKWGMLFWEGDQMVSWQIHDGIKSAVVGLLSSGISGYAFNHSDIGGYCAVNLPFIRYRRSEELLLRWMELNAFTTVFRTHEGNKPSGNSQFYSNKRTLAHFARFAKVYKAWKFYRIQLVKEAAHRGLPVCRHLFLHYPNDEHVHKLSYQQFLIGTEILVVPVLDKGMNDVKAYFPTGNSGWQHVWTGKQFSEEGFESIVEAQIGYPAVFVKTGSVVGETFLENLRDLKIL comes from the exons atgtgtAGCCTCAAGATCACCAAAAAGCACCACAAACACTTCAACAATCCTTTCCCTGGCGCCCCTACATCTCTCCCGCTCATCCGAGGAAACCTCGTCTTCAATTCTCAAACCGTGCCTTCCCCCCAGCGCTTTCCAATTGGAAACGATTTTGAGGTCTCTTGGAACACCACCAATGGCGGGTCTCTGTCGATTTCCCATCGATCGCAGCCGGAGAGAGCCATATGGTCCACCATTCCCGGTCAAGCCTTCGTCTCTGCAGCCGTGGCTCAAACACGAGTGGAAGAAAGCAGGGGCTCTTTTGTGGTCGAGGACGTTAGTGTTGATCTTGTCTGTCATCACCAAACCATTCAAGATATAAGAATGGTCAGTCAGTTTGACCATGACACTCCATCTGCATTTGGGTTCTCAGATTCTCAGGGTACCCAGTTCCCTGCTGTGCTCGTAAGTGGCTGGCTTTTCAATActgagaagaggaagaagcgTTTTCTCAAAGGGTATGAAGGGAAGGGACCTTCTAGCTGTGCAAAGTATTGGGTCTTGTTTGAACAGAAATGCAATCATCAAGTTGGGTTCCAAGTGAAGATCGGACCACCCAactttgaattctcgtttgtcaCGAAAGCACCTAGTTATAAGGGTTTTAGAACAAGGCGCAGGCTCAGGTGGTTCTGGCCCAGAGGGTTTGTCTTGCTTCCCTCTGAGTCTGAGGCTCAGGAAATCAAAGAATTCAACAGGGTGTGCCTGACGTATTCAAGTGATGGGAAGGAGAGGTTTTATGGTTTTGGGGAGCAGTTCTCTTATATGGAGTTTAAGGGCAAAAGGGTGCCCATATTTGTTCAGGAACAGGGTATTGGGAGAGGAGATCAGCCAATTACCTTTGCAGCTAACTTAATCAGTTACAG GGCTGGTGGCGATCGGACTACAACCTATGCTCCTTCCCCTTTCTATATGACTTCAAAGATGAAATCTCTTTACCTTGAAGGATATAATTATTGCGTATTTGATCTGACACAACATGACAGAGTTCAGATACAG ATACATGGAGATTTAGTAGCAGGACGGATACTTCATGGAAACTCTCCAACTGAGCTCGTTGAATGTTTCACTGAAACCGTTGGGAGACCTCCTACACTTCCTGACTGGATTATTTCTGGAGCTGTTGTTGGCATGCAGGGCGGCACAGAATCTGTACGTCGTATTTGGAATGAGCTCGAGAGCTACAATGTTCCAATTTCAGCATTTTGGTTACAG GATTGGGTGGGTCAGAGAGAGACCTTGGTTGGATCACAACTCTGGTGGAATTGGGAAGTAGATTCAACAAGGTATTCGGGATGGCAACATTTAATCAAAGATCTTAGTGCTCAGCATATTAAAGTGATGACATACTGCAACCCATGTCTAGCTCCG TGTCATGAAAAGCCAAACAGAAAGAGAAGCCTCTTTGAGGAGGCAAAGAAATTGGGCATATTAGTGAAAGACAAGCATGGAGAACCTTATATGGTTCCAAATACAGCTTTTGATGTAGGAATGTTAGACTTGACACATCCAGATACTGGAAATTGGTTCAAGCAGATTCTTCAAGAAATGGTTGATGATGGAGTCAGAGGATGGATGGCTGACTTTGGTGAAGGCCTGCCTGTGGATGCCATCCTCTATTCAG GCCAAGATCCTATTTCAGCTCACAACAAGTACCCAGAGCTATGGGCTCAAATAAATAGAGAGTTTGTTGAAGAATGGAAAGCTAACCACGCAGGAATTGAGAAAGATCCACAAGAGGCCttagtgtttttcatgagGGCTGGTTTTAGAGATAGCCCCAAATGGGGAATGCTCTTCTGGGAAGGAGATCAGATGGTAAGTTGGCAGATTCATGATGGAATAAAGAGTGCAGTTGTTGGTCTACTCAGCAGTGGAATTTCAGGGTATGCTTTCAATCACAGTGATATTGGAGGGTACTGTGCTGTAAATTTACCTTTCATCAGGTATCGCAGAAGTGAAGAGTTGCTTTTGCGATGGATGGAGCTAAATGCTTTCACCACTGTTTTCCGGACACATGAA GGAAACAAACCATCTGGTAACAGTCAATTCTACTCGAATAAGAGAACTCTAGCTCATTTTGCACGATTTGCTAAAGTCTATAAAGCTTGGAAGTTCTATAGAATCCAGCTTGTCAAG GAAGCAGCGCATAGAGGCCTGCCTGTATGCCGGCACTTATTTCTGCATTACCCAAATGATGAACATGTTCATAAATTAAGTTACCAGCAGTTCTTGATCGGTACTGAGATTTTGGTGGTGCCTGTCCTGGACAAAGGTATGAATGATGTGAAGGCTTATTTTCCAACTGGTAATAGCGGTTGGCAGCATGTGTGGACTGGGAAGCAGTTCAGTGAAGAGGGTTTTGAAAGCATAGTAGAAGCTCAAATTGGTTATCCTGCTGTATTTGTTAAGACTGGTTCTGTTGTTGGAGAGACGTTTTTGGAAAACCTCAGAGATTTGAAGATTCTTTAA